Proteins encoded within one genomic window of Anastrepha ludens isolate Willacy chromosome 4, idAnaLude1.1, whole genome shotgun sequence:
- the LOC128862180 gene encoding odorant receptor 85c-like — MSGAFKSEEPAATIQDFVKIPLYLISLNGVKLFKWTPNEPTTRKQKILFRTCFSMVSFNVVSMTLFFLFDELESALDYTAFIIYWGYMLNSLMKGGTLWLGRRELESIVKGLLARHPKTAKERQAYRVVEYFKKIKIYNMYLALWDLATASFFNLHPITTSIIEYLWREDKQQEFNYRFPFIMWYYYDEERPITYLITYFIQSCGSLYMTFLFLGGDLLLITLVHLVNMHFEYLGKYIEEFQPTGTDEDMKMLGPVLSYHREILGYSEKIDSAFSISILLNYIGSCVVLCLIGLQLVTGTEFVSILKFFAFLIATMVHVYLISYFGNNLIDLSFGISEAFYNHPWYNANYKYMRMLVLPIARAQRYAHLTACQFFEISMDSFKSLCTTSYQFFTLLRTSLEDEES; from the exons ATGTCTGGAGCCTTCAAATCCGAAGAACCTGCAGCAACTATTCAGGACTTCGTCAAAATACCACTCTATCTAATAAGTCTCAATGGCGTGAAACTTTTTAAATGGACACCTAACGAGCCAACAACCCGCAAACAAAAGATATTATTTCGCACGTGTTTCTCCATGGTGTCTTTCAATGTCGTTAGCATGACGCTGTTCTTCTTGTTCGATGAATTGGAGAGTGCCTTGGATTACACTGCATTCATCATCTACTGGGGGTACATGCTCAACTCGTTGATGAAAGGTGGCACACTATGGCTTGGCCGTCGTGAACTGGAATCAATAGTCAAGGGTTTGTTAGCAAGGCATCCAAAAACGGCAAAGGAGCGCCAGGCCTACCGTGTAGTGgagtattttaagaaaataaagatCTACAACATGTATCTGGCACTTTGGGATCTAGCCACCgcctcattttttaatttacatccCATCACCACATCGATCATTGAGTACTTGTGGCGTGAGGACAAACAGCAAGAATTCAATTATAGATTTCCGTTCATTATGTGGTACTATtatgatgaggagcgaccaatTACTTATTTAATAACCTACTTTATACAAAGTTGTGGTTCATTATAtatgacttttttgtttttgggtggcGATTTGTTGCTCATAACTTTGGTACATTTGGTCAATATGCATTTCGAGTATTTGGGAAAATATATCGAGGAGTTTCAACCGACTGGAACTGATGAAGATATGAAAATGTTGGGACCAGTGCTGTCGTATCATCGCGAAATATTGgg CTATTCCGAGAAAATCGATTCCGCTTTCAGCATATCCATTCTTCTCAACTATATCGGTTCATGTGTCGTACTTTGTCTCATCGGTCTGCAACTAGTGACTGGTACAGAGTTCGTGAGCATACTCAAATTCTTTGCTTTTCTTATCGCAACTATGGTTCACGTCTATTTAATCTCTTACTTCGGCAACAATCTTATCGACTTG AGCTTCGGTATAAGTGAAGCCTTTTACAATCATCCGTGGTACAATGCGAATTATAAGTACATGCGCATGTTGGTTCTGCCCATAGCACGAGCACAGCGGTACGCTCATCTGACGGCTTGTCAGTTCTTCGAGATCTCAATGGATAGTTTCAAGTCG CTCTGTACCACTTCTTACCAATTCTTCACGCTCTTGAGAACCAGTTTGGAAGATGAAGAAAGTTAA